AGGTCCAGGCGTACGCCGGATCCTCGCTGGCTCGTCCGCCGACGCCCAGCCCGAGCGGGCGGAAGGTGTCGACCATGACGGCGGTCTCCTCGAGCCGGCTCATGCCCAGCGACTTCTCGATCGAGCCCGGGTGCGGTCCGTGGGCGTAGGCGCCGGGGTGCAGCGTGATCGAGCCGAGGTCGACCCCGGATCCCGAGCGCGCCGTGTAGTCGCCGCCGACATAGAACATGACTTCGTCGCTGTCGACGTTGGTGTGGTAGTACGGCAGCGGTACGGCGTCCTCGCGGTAGGCGGCGTTGCGCGGCACGAAGTTGCACACCACGAACCCGTCACCCTCGAAGACCTGGTGGGTCGGCGGAGGTTCGACGATGCGTCCGGTAATAGGTTCAAAATCTTCAATATTGAAGGTGAGCGGATACAGTCCGCCGTCCCAGCCGACCACGTCAAACGGGTGGGTCTCGTACGTCAGCTTGCTGCCGACGATCCCGCCGGGTGCGTTGCCGCGATGTTTGACCAGCACCTCGACGTCGCTGCCCTCAACCAGCAATGGCTCGGTCGGGCCGTGCAGGTCGCGCTCGCAGTACGGCGCGTTCTCCAGAAATTGCCCGTAGCGCGAGACGTAGCGTGACGGCGGCGCGACGTGGCTGTTTGCCTCGATCGCCAGGATCCGCAGTGGCTCGTCGCCGGTCGGCAGCCAGCGGTGAGTCGTACCCCGCGGCAAGATCACGTAGTCGCCCGCGCGCGCCTGCAGGACTCCGAACACGGTCTCGACGGTGGCCGATCCGGCTTCGAGGTAGCAGATCTCATCGCCCACGCTGTTGCGGTAGTACGGCGACTGCGCCCCCGCAACGACATAGTTCAGGCGCACGTCGTCGTTGCCGAGCAGCAGCGTGCGGCCGGTGACCGGGTCAGTCTCGCGCCAGGCGTTCTCCTCCCACAGGGCGTGCGGTTTCAGCAGCCGCCCGAGCACCGGATGGTTGTCGGTCGTGGTGAGATCGGGCAGCTCCCAGGTGCTCGCGTCGACCAGCGACGACGGCACGCCGCGGTGGTAGAGCAGCGAGGAGTTTGAGGAGAAGCCTTCCTCGCCGACCATCTCTTCGTAGTAGAGCTCGCCGGGCTTGCCGCCTTCGTCGGTACGCCGGAACTGGGTGTGCCGCTTCGGCGGGACCTCACCGACCCGTTGATAGAAGCTCATCGATCTTTCCCTTCCGAATCGGGCTCGACGGTCGGCGGGATGTAGCCCTCCTCGCCAGGCAGCGGGTACGGCCCGCCGGGTACCTCGGCGATCGGGTCCGGTCGGTCGTCGTACTCCAGGCGCAGCGCCTTGGAGATGGTCGCGCTCGCGCCGTAGTAGGCGAGGATGTAGGTGAGCTCAAGGATCGCTTCGTCAGACAGCTCGGCCTTGAGCGCGGCGAAGGTGCCGTCGGCGACGCGGCCCTGCTCGAGGGTGAGCGCGTCGGTGTAGGCGAGTACGGCGCGCTCGGGGGCGCTGAAGTCGGTTGAGGTCGACCAGGACGAGATGGCGGCGATGCGATCGTCGCTGACGCCGTACGCCCGCAGCGCCTTGACGTGCTGGGAGTAGACAAACGCGCTGGAGAGATTCCAGGCCGCGCGAGTCTGGCCGAGCTCGCGCAGGATCGGGTCGATCACCCGGCGCGGGTTGTGATACATCGCGTAGGCATCGACGAAGTGGCGCAAGACGTCGGGCACGAGCGCGAAGACGGTCCACCAGTCGCCCGGCGTACCGGTCTCGGTGCCGGGTTCGGCGACCGGATCGCGGTCGCCGAACAGCTCGCCGTACATCTTCAGCGTGAACTCATCAGTGACCTCGCTCTTGGCGAGGCGTCGAAGTCGTGGCATGACTCGTCTCCTCCGCTAGTCCGTGCACTCGGCGCCGAGTACGACGGCCGCCGCCCAGGCCCGCTCGGTGCCGGTGTTGATCCAGCGGTGCCGGGTGGCGTTTTGCACGACCGTGTCGCCGGCGTGCAGCACCGCGGTAGCGCCATCGCCAAGGTCGAGAGTGACCTCGCCGGACAGGATGACGATGAAGTCGATCGAGCGGGTCCGGTGCATGCCGGGGGTGTCCGGCTCCATCAGCTCCAAGAGCCCGGGCACCTCGCGCTCCATCTCGGCGGCCGCCGCATCGAGGTCCTCCGGGAAGGTGAGCTGTTCCTGCTCGGTGACGGTGGGGATGCTGAAGACGCTGAAATGGAAGCCGCCGGGGTTCGGCGAGAACCTCGGGAACGGCGTCGGCGACCCGTCGCTCGGGAATGTCGGGGGCTCTACCGCTCCCCACAGCGGCACGGTTGTGATGCCGCCGCCGAGATCGGGGCGGATCTCCGGCACCTGCTCGTCGGAGGCGATGACGGCCTTACCGTCGCGGGTCCCGGTCACGATGCGTCGGATGGTCTTCATGAGTCTCTCCAAGGATTTGCATGCTATCCGCGCGGCGTACGAGGTTGAGGTGTGCGTCCGGCGGCTTCTGATAGCGAGACAGTACGCCGCTTCTGTTCATCTCGCCACAAATTGCATACAATATCGTTCTCGGTGATCGAGCAGCGAGGGAGCGCCAGCGACTGAGCGATTGTCGAGATCACTCGTGCGCCGACACGACACTGAGTGCAGCCGGCGCAACGGCGCGGAGGGATGGGACAGGATGACTGACATGGTCAACTCGTCTTCGTCCTCCTCGCAGGCCTCCGAGCAGATCGGCGTACCCGCCGGAAAAGCCGCCAGCGTCTACGACGAGCTGCACGCCCGAATCCTCAACGGCCGGCTCGAGGCAGGCACGTGGCTGCGCGCCGAGGCGCTGGCCGAGGAGCTTGGCGTGAGCCGTACGCCCGTGCGCGAGGCATTTCGCGCGCTGCACTCCGAAGGGTTGATTGACCTCATCCCGAACCGCGGCGCGCAGGTCGCGCGGATCAGCGAGGAAGACCTCGAGTCGACGTACGAGCTGCACGCCCTGCTCGAGGGGTACGGCGCGCGCCGCGCCGCAGAAGAGCGCGGAGCTGACGTAGCTGGGCTGCGTGCCCTGTGCGATCAGATGGAGGCCGAGCGCGAGCGCGAGGGCGAGGACAAGTACGACGAGATCACCCGGCTGAACCTGCAGTTCCACGGCGACATCCACGCCGCCAGCGGCAATGCCGCACTGCCGGGCATGATCTCCGGGCTCGCTCAGCGCTCGCTGGTGCGGCACACCTTCGCGCACTACACGCCGGATGAGATCGACCGCAGCTTTGCCCAGCACCGCGAGCTGGCCGACGCGCTGGAGGCCGGTGATGCCGCGCTCGCGGAGGCGATCATGCGCTCGCACGTGCTTGCCGCGCGCGCGACGCTGCGGCGCCGACTGGCCGAGCTCGCCGAGCAAGACAAGGACGCGCCGGCCGATCCCGGCGCTGTGTGCGATGAGGACCTGAAGGAGTAGCCATGCGTTTTGTGCGACTCGCCCGACCGGACGGGCCCCGGTTGGCCCGTCTTGGCTCCGACGGGAGTATCGCACTGGCGCCCCCAGGCACCAGACTGGGCGGCGTACTCGCCGACTCGGCCGCAGATCCCAGTGAGGGATGGGAAGTTGCTGGCGTCCTCGACCTGCAGAGCACGGAGCTGTTGCCGGCCATCGACCCGGACGCGGTCGTCGTCAACATCGGCTCGAACTACCACGACCATGCCCTGCCTGCCCAAGATGCGCCGCGCCCGGAGCTGACCTGGTTCATCAAGAGCCCAACGAGCTGGACCGGGCACCGCGCCGCGATCGGTGTCCCGCAGGGCCACCCGGACATGGTCGACTACGAGGGCGAGATCTGCATCGTGTTTGGCGCGCCGTGCTACCGCGTGCCGCCGCAGCTCGCGTGGTCCTACATCGGCGGCTACACACTGATGAACGACGTCTCGGGCCGCGATGCGTGGCCGGCGCTGAACGCGGCCACCACGCCAGGCGAGGAGCGGGCGGCGTGGAACGCGATGGTGCTCGGCAAGCAGCACCCGACGTTCGGCCCGATCGGCCCGGTGGTCGTGACGGCCGATGAGATCGTCGACCCGCAGGCGCTCGTCCTTCGCACCCTGCTGAACGGCGAGGAGGTCCAGCGGGCCGCCGTACACGCCATGAAGATCGGCATCGCCGAGCTGATCTCCCGGTTGTCGCAGTACTTCGCCTTCCGTCCCGGTGACGTCATCAGCACGGGTACGCCGGGCGGTGTCGGTCAGTCCCGCGGCCGGTTCCTGCAGCGCGGCGATGAGGTCAGCGTCGACGTACCCGGCATCGGCACCCTCACCAACCCCGTCCGCTAGCGCCCCCGCCGGGGTATGCGCTTGGGTGCCCACGGTTGAGTTCGGGGTCTCGACAACCGCTCGGTCGCTGGCGCTCCCTCACTGCTCGACCACCGATATTTCGACGATCGCGCGCTATCGGTGGTCGAGCAGGGCCGAGGGACGAGGCCCGGTTGTCGAGACCATGTCCGCAGGGTCCGGGGTCTCGACCACCGATAGATCGGCGATGTCGCGCTCTAGTCGACGAGGTCGAGGGCGCTGCCGACGATCGAGTCGGTGTCGATCCCGTGATAGCGATAGACGCTCTGCAAGTCCCCGGCCTGACCGAACCGCGTCACCCCAAGATGGACCGCGGGCACCCGGTTGATCCCCGCCAGGAACGCGAGCGTGTGCGGGTGTCCGTCGAGCACGGTCAGCATCGGCGCCGCGCGATCGGGCGAGAAGATGCTGCCCAGGATCGAGTCCGGAGCCTCGTCGAGGCCGCGTCGCGCCTGCACCGCCCGGAACAGCAGGTCCGGGCTGGTCACGCACACGACGTCGGCAGAGAATCCCTGCCCGGCAAGGCGTTCTGCTGCCTCGAGCGCTTCGGTGATGAGCGCGCCCATCGCGACGATGGTCAGGTCCGGCGTACCCTCCGCGCGCCGCAGCAGGTATCCACCGGCCACGACCTGCTTGCGCCTGCGCTCGCGGGCGGCCGGATCCTCCGGGATCGCGGCGAGCTTCTGGTCGACCGGTCGGGTCGACAGCCGCAGGTACGCCGATGACCCGTCGGGGCGGCCGAGCCGACCGAGCGAGGCCAGCAGCGCCCACTCGGTGTCGAGCGCGAACGCCGGTTCGTAGGTGATGCAGCCCGGCTGCTCCAGACCGATCGACGGCGTCTTGATCGACTGGTGTGCACCGCCTTCGGCGGCCAGGCTCACGCCAGACGGCGTACCAATCAAGATCGACTGACCGCCGGCGTAGATACCGAACGACCACGGCTCCAGCGCCCGCTCGACAAAGGGGTCATAGAGTACGCCGATCGGCAGCAGCGGCTGGCCCCATCGACTCCACGTCGCACCGAGCTCACCGATCGCGCCGACCAGGTTGGTCTCGGCGATGCCGAGCTCGATGTGCTGCCCGCTCGGCCGTTCGCGCCAGTGCAGGATCGTCTCGGGGTCATCGGCAAACCAGTCGGTGCGCTCGGCGGCCGACCAAACGCCGACCTTGTTGACCCAGCCGCCGAGGTTGGTGCTGGAGCTGACGTCCGGGCTGACCGTCACGACCCGCGCGCCGGCTTCGGGGGCCGCGCGGTTGAGGTCCAACAGGGTGCGGCCGAGTGCGGACTGGGTGTTGGCCGTGCCGTTCGGCGTACGCCCCAGATCGGTGGGCACGGCCGGTGGCTGCGAGTCGGGCACGGCCGGTCGCTGCAGTCGATCGGCAGCCTCGGTCAACCGCTTCGCCTCCGGGGTTCCGGCGGCGAACCGCTGCCACGGCGCGTCCAGGCTCATCCCGAGTCGGCTGGCAAGTTCGGTCATCTGGTTTTCGGTCAGTAGGGCCGAGTGGTTCTGCGGATGGCCTTCGGTCGCGAGCCCAAAACCCTTGACGGTGTAGGCAAAGATGACCGTCGGCTTGGTGTCGTCGATCTGCGCGAACGCCTCGCCGAGCGCACGCGGGTCGTGCCCGCCGAGGTTGCGGAACGCGGCATGCAGCTCGTCATCCGGCACCGAGCTCAGCAGCGTGCGCAGCGCCTCGGCGTCCTGACCGTCGCCGGGGATCCGCGCGCGCAGCTCGGCCGCGTCGTAGCGCAACAGCCGCTGATACTCCGGGTTGGGCATCTCATCGATCCGCCGGCGCAGCGCGTCGCCGCCGGGCTTGGCAAACAGTTCTTCGAGCAGGGCGCCGTACTTCACCGGCACCACCTGCCATCCCGCCGCGGCAAACATGCCCTGCAGCCGGGCGGCGCCGATGTTGGGGACCACCCGATCGAGCGACTGCCGGTTGAGGTCGATGATCCAGACGATCTCGCCGAGCTCGGAGACCATCGGATCGAGCACGGTCTCCCACACGGCGCCCTCGTCCAGCTCGGCGTCGCCGAGCAGCGAGTACTGCCGCCCGATCGGCTCCCCGGACTCCGCTTCCGGGCTCGGGTGCGTCTCGACGTACCGTCGGGCCAGCGCTCCCCAGATCGGCGCAGTCGCGCCGATGCCGACCGAGCCGGTCGAGTAATCGACCTGATCGGGATCCTTCGAGCGGCTCGGGTAGGACTGCAGGCCGCCGAAGTCGCGCAGCGTGGTCAGGTAGGACTCGTCCAGCCCGCCGAGCAGATAGTTGAGTGCATGCAATACCGGCGACGCGTGCGGTTTGACCGAGACGCGATCGCCCGCGCGCAGCTGGTCGAGCCACAGGGTGGTCATGATGGTGACCATCGACGCGCTGGATGCCTGATGGCCGCCGACCTTAGGGCCGGGCGCGTTGTCGCGGACCCGGTTGGCGTGGTCGATGATGGCCGTCGAGAGCCAAAGCACGCGGTCCTGAATATTGGCGAGTACGTCGTCGCGCGGGGCCTGGACAGCCGGAGGAGCCTGGGACGCGGCCGGTGCCGGCGCGTCTGTGGCGGGCTGGCGGGACGGGACCGTGGGTGCGCTCATCGGACCTCCAGTAGTCGGTGCGCTGGCTCAGAAGCGTTCTCAGCCAGATCGCATGCAATTCGCCCTCTATCGACGAGGCGTTAAGGCACAGTACCCTGAAACCACGGCGCGTGCATTCTCACGATTGAATACAATCTGCAACTTGTCTCGGGTCTACCGGTCGCCTCGCGTCGTGCGTGGCCGGAGATTGACACCCGCCCAAAATGGACGAGAGCGGGGACCCCACGGCATATATCTACGTGCCCCCTCGTCTCTCGTCCATTTTGGGCAACAGGTGAGCACCAGGAGGACAGCGGCGGAGCAGTAGGAGAGCAGACCTCGACCGGTGCGGCGCGGGCTTACCATCGAGGCATGTCCACCCAGAGCAGCCCAACCCTGCACCTGAGCCACTGGGGCACCTTCGAGGCCCATAAGAAAGGCGACCGGATCGCCTCCGTCACGCCGTACGCCAAGGATCCCGACCCGCACCGCATCATCGAAAACGTCCTCTCCATGCAGGACCACCCGACCCGCATCGACGCGCCGTACGTCCGCAAGGGCTGGCTCGAGGGCGGCGCTGGACCGAGCGAGCAGCGCGGGCGCGACGAATTCGTGAAGGTCAGCTGGGACCAGGCACTCGACTTGGTCGCGGGCGAGCTGCAGCGGTTGTACGCCGGACCGGGCCCGGAGTCGATCTACGCCGGCTCCTACGGGTGGGCGAGCGCGGGTCGCTTCCACCACGCACAGAGCCAGCTCAAGCGGTTCCTGTCGGTGGCCGGCGGCTACGTCGCCAGCGTCAACAACTACAGCTTCGGCGCGTCGGCGCCGTTCCTCTCGCGAGTGATCGCGACCGAGGCGCAGTGGGAGACGAAGGCGACCACGTGGAAGTCCATCGCCGAGAACGCCGAGCTCGTCGTCGCGATCGGCGGCCTGGCGCGCAAGAACTCGGCGATCGCCAACGGCGGCGCCGTACACCACGACCTCGTCTCGTGGCTGCAGACCGCGCGCGACAACGGCGTGGAGTTCGTCGGCATCTCACCGCTGCGCGACGACATGCCCGCGCAGACTGACGCGCGGTGGATCCCGATCCGCCCGGCCAGCGACGGCGCACTGCTGCAGGCGATCGCGCGCGAGCTCATCGAAAAAGACCTATATGACAAGGAGTTCATCGCCAACTACACCGTCGGCTTCGACCTCTTCGCCGAGTCGGTGGCCGACAAGACGCCGGAATGGGCGGCGCAGATCTGCGACGTCGACCCGCAGACGATCCGCGACCTCGCCGAGGCGATGGCCACCAAGCGCACCTTCTTGACCATGTCCTGGTCGATGCAGCGCCAGCAGTACGGCGAACACACCATGTGGCTTGGCGTCTGCGTCGCGGCCATGCTCGGGCACATCGGGCTGCCCGGCGGCGGCTTCGGACACGGCTACGCGAGCACCAACCGCGTCGGGCACTCCGAGATGGCGTTCGGGCTGCCGACGTTCTCCAAGGGCCACAACCCGGTACGCACCTATATACCTGTCTCGCGCATCTCCGACATGCTGCTGAACCCCGGCGAGCAGTACTCCTACGACGGCAAGACGCTGACCTACCCCGACATCAAGCTCGTCTACTGGGCCGGCGGCAACCCGTTCCACCACCACACCGACCTCAAGCGGCTCCGCGAGGCGTTCGGGCGCCCGGACACGATCGTCGTACACGACTCCGCCTGGACATCGACCGCCCGGCACGCCGACATCGTGCTTCCGGCGACCCTGTCGATCGAGCGCGACGATCTCGGCGCCGCGATCACCGAGGACGTCCTCATCCCCATGCACAAGATCGTCGAGCCGTACGGCGAAGCTCGCGACGACTTCGCGATCCTGCGCGGGCTCGCGCAGCGGCTCGGGTGCGACGAGGCGTTCAGCGACGGTCTCGACACCGACGCGTGGCTGGAGCGCATCTACACCAAGTTCACCGACAAGTACGCCGCCCGCGGCCATACTTTGCCGTCGTGGCAGCAGTTCTGGAGCAGTGGCGAGCCGCTGCCAGTGCCCAAGGCCGACCCCGACCGGGTCATGCACTCGGAGTTTCGCGACGACCCGCAGGCCAACCCGCTGCGTACGCCGAGCAAGAAGATCCAGCTGCAGTCCGATGAGATCGAAGACTTCGGCTACGACGACTGCCCGGGTACGCCGATGTGGCGCGCGCCGGATGACTGGGACAACCGCAACGACTTCCCGATCGCGCTGATCGCCAACCAGCCCAAGACCCGGCTGCACAGCCAGCTCGATCCCGGCGACTACTCCGCCGAGTCGAAGGTCGGCGGGCGCGAGCCGGTGCGGATGCACCCAGGCGATGCCGCCGAGCGCGGGATCAGCGAGAGCGACCTCGTGCAGATCTCCAGTCCGCGCGGTTGGTGCCTGGCCGGCGTCGTACTGTCCGAGGACCTCAAGCCCGGCGTCGCGCAGCTGTCGACCGGCGCTTGGTATGACCCGGACGAAGACGGCAACTGCATCCACGGCAATCCCAACGTGCTGGTGCGCGACATCCCAGTCTCGTCATTCTCGCGGGGCAACGTCGGTCAGCACGTGCAGGTGCAGATCGCGGCGTACGCCGGTCCACCGCCGCCGATCACCGTGTGGTCACCCCCGCCCGGCGCCGGCCGCCGCTAGCCCGGCCCGAAACCCACCTGCGGTGGAACCTGTAACGCTAATGGTGCTGTAGCGCTAGAGGTTCCACCGCAGATGAGCGGGTGGGCATGGAAAAGCCGGTGCGAAGACTTCTTCCCCAAGCCATCGCACCGGCGTGTGACTAGTTAACCGCATCCCGAGCACCGCTCACAACCGACACGCCGAGAACTGCCCACGTCGCTGCTGGCTCGGGTGTCGGCTCAGTTGCGAAGCGGGTTGTCCGGGCAGTGCCGCAAGAAGGCGGCCGAGCCGCGCTGGCGAGCGAGTACGTCGCGCCACAGCGTCGCGGAGTGCGCCGACATCGCATCGCCGGCCTCACTCGCGACGCACAACCAGGCGCCGGCATCGATCTCGTCGTCGAGCTGAGCGCCACCCCATCCGGCGTACCCGGCAAACAGTCGTACGCCGCCCACTGACGGCAGCACCGACTCCGGATCGACATCGCCTTCAATGCGATAGAGCGTCTGGTGCGGGTAGTCCACCACGCGTGCGAGTCCCGGCACCGACAGTC
The nucleotide sequence above comes from Epidermidibacterium keratini. Encoded proteins:
- a CDS encoding homogentisate 1,2-dioxygenase yields the protein MSFYQRVGEVPPKRHTQFRRTDEGGKPGELYYEEMVGEEGFSSNSSLLYHRGVPSSLVDASTWELPDLTTTDNHPVLGRLLKPHALWEENAWRETDPVTGRTLLLGNDDVRLNYVVAGAQSPYYRNSVGDEICYLEAGSATVETVFGVLQARAGDYVILPRGTTHRWLPTGDEPLRILAIEANSHVAPPSRYVSRYGQFLENAPYCERDLHGPTEPLLVEGSDVEVLVKHRGNAPGGIVGSKLTYETHPFDVVGWDGGLYPLTFNIEDFEPITGRIVEPPPTHQVFEGDGFVVCNFVPRNAAYREDAVPLPYYHTNVDSDEVMFYVGGDYTARSGSGVDLGSITLHPGAYAHGPHPGSIEKSLGMSRLEETAVMVDTFRPLGLGVGGRASEDPAYAWTWSGRGPGMKDGKQQ
- a CDS encoding carboxymuconolactone decarboxylase family protein codes for the protein MPRLRRLAKSEVTDEFTLKMYGELFGDRDPVAEPGTETGTPGDWWTVFALVPDVLRHFVDAYAMYHNPRRVIDPILRELGQTRAAWNLSSAFVYSQHVKALRAYGVSDDRIAAISSWSTSTDFSAPERAVLAYTDALTLEQGRVADGTFAALKAELSDEAILELTYILAYYGASATISKALRLEYDDRPDPIAEVPGGPYPLPGEEGYIPPTVEPDSEGKDR
- a CDS encoding cupin domain-containing protein produces the protein MKTIRRIVTGTRDGKAVIASDEQVPEIRPDLGGGITTVPLWGAVEPPTFPSDGSPTPFPRFSPNPGGFHFSVFSIPTVTEQEQLTFPEDLDAAAAEMEREVPGLLELMEPDTPGMHRTRSIDFIVILSGEVTLDLGDGATAVLHAGDTVVQNATRHRWINTGTERAWAAAVVLGAECTD
- a CDS encoding GntR family transcriptional regulator, producing the protein MTDMVNSSSSSSQASEQIGVPAGKAASVYDELHARILNGRLEAGTWLRAEALAEELGVSRTPVREAFRALHSEGLIDLIPNRGAQVARISEEDLESTYELHALLEGYGARRAAEERGADVAGLRALCDQMEAEREREGEDKYDEITRLNLQFHGDIHAASGNAALPGMISGLAQRSLVRHTFAHYTPDEIDRSFAQHRELADALEAGDAALAEAIMRSHVLAARATLRRRLAELAEQDKDAPADPGAVCDEDLKE
- a CDS encoding fumarylacetoacetate hydrolase family protein codes for the protein MRFVRLARPDGPRLARLGSDGSIALAPPGTRLGGVLADSAADPSEGWEVAGVLDLQSTELLPAIDPDAVVVNIGSNYHDHALPAQDAPRPELTWFIKSPTSWTGHRAAIGVPQGHPDMVDYEGEICIVFGAPCYRVPPQLAWSYIGGYTLMNDVSGRDAWPALNAATTPGEERAAWNAMVLGKQHPTFGPIGPVVVTADEIVDPQALVLRTLLNGEEVQRAAVHAMKIGIAELISRLSQYFAFRPGDVISTGTPGGVGQSRGRFLQRGDEVSVDVPGIGTLTNPVR
- a CDS encoding transketolase-like TK C-terminal-containing protein; this translates as MSAPTVPSRQPATDAPAPAASQAPPAVQAPRDDVLANIQDRVLWLSTAIIDHANRVRDNAPGPKVGGHQASSASMVTIMTTLWLDQLRAGDRVSVKPHASPVLHALNYLLGGLDESYLTTLRDFGGLQSYPSRSKDPDQVDYSTGSVGIGATAPIWGALARRYVETHPSPEAESGEPIGRQYSLLGDAELDEGAVWETVLDPMVSELGEIVWIIDLNRQSLDRVVPNIGAARLQGMFAAAGWQVVPVKYGALLEELFAKPGGDALRRRIDEMPNPEYQRLLRYDAAELRARIPGDGQDAEALRTLLSSVPDDELHAAFRNLGGHDPRALGEAFAQIDDTKPTVIFAYTVKGFGLATEGHPQNHSALLTENQMTELASRLGMSLDAPWQRFAAGTPEAKRLTEAADRLQRPAVPDSQPPAVPTDLGRTPNGTANTQSALGRTLLDLNRAAPEAGARVVTVSPDVSSSTNLGGWVNKVGVWSAAERTDWFADDPETILHWRERPSGQHIELGIAETNLVGAIGELGATWSRWGQPLLPIGVLYDPFVERALEPWSFGIYAGGQSILIGTPSGVSLAAEGGAHQSIKTPSIGLEQPGCITYEPAFALDTEWALLASLGRLGRPDGSSAYLRLSTRPVDQKLAAIPEDPAARERRRKQVVAGGYLLRRAEGTPDLTIVAMGALITEALEAAERLAGQGFSADVVCVTSPDLLFRAVQARRGLDEAPDSILGSIFSPDRAAPMLTVLDGHPHTLAFLAGINRVPAVHLGVTRFGQAGDLQSVYRYHGIDTDSIVGSALDLVD
- a CDS encoding molybdopterin-dependent oxidoreductase; its protein translation is MSTQSSPTLHLSHWGTFEAHKKGDRIASVTPYAKDPDPHRIIENVLSMQDHPTRIDAPYVRKGWLEGGAGPSEQRGRDEFVKVSWDQALDLVAGELQRLYAGPGPESIYAGSYGWASAGRFHHAQSQLKRFLSVAGGYVASVNNYSFGASAPFLSRVIATEAQWETKATTWKSIAENAELVVAIGGLARKNSAIANGGAVHHDLVSWLQTARDNGVEFVGISPLRDDMPAQTDARWIPIRPASDGALLQAIARELIEKDLYDKEFIANYTVGFDLFAESVADKTPEWAAQICDVDPQTIRDLAEAMATKRTFLTMSWSMQRQQYGEHTMWLGVCVAAMLGHIGLPGGGFGHGYASTNRVGHSEMAFGLPTFSKGHNPVRTYIPVSRISDMLLNPGEQYSYDGKTLTYPDIKLVYWAGGNPFHHHTDLKRLREAFGRPDTIVVHDSAWTSTARHADIVLPATLSIERDDLGAAITEDVLIPMHKIVEPYGEARDDFAILRGLAQRLGCDEAFSDGLDTDAWLERIYTKFTDKYAARGHTLPSWQQFWSSGEPLPVPKADPDRVMHSEFRDDPQANPLRTPSKKIQLQSDEIEDFGYDDCPGTPMWRAPDDWDNRNDFPIALIANQPKTRLHSQLDPGDYSAESKVGGREPVRMHPGDAAERGISESDLVQISSPRGWCLAGVVLSEDLKPGVAQLSTGAWYDPDEDGNCIHGNPNVLVRDIPVSSFSRGNVGQHVQVQIAAYAGPPPPITVWSPPPGAGRR
- a CDS encoding YqgE/AlgH family protein; amino-acid sequence: MTPRDRQPYWPDETARERLTRPAVGRLLVAMPMLGDANFDRTVVLIVAAEEGGFQGVIISEPTRDDVRSLLPKWWQASMPPRKLHRGGPCSPEMVMCLAVGRPRLSVPGLARVVDYPHQTLYRIEGDVDPESVLPSVGGVRLFAGYAGWGGAQLDDEIDAGAWLCVASEAGDAMSAHSATLWRDVLARQRGSAAFLRHCPDNPLRN